A single region of the Arvicanthis niloticus isolate mArvNil1 chromosome 28, mArvNil1.pat.X, whole genome shotgun sequence genome encodes:
- the LOC143440125 gene encoding histocompatibility antigen 60b-like isoform X3 encodes MAKRATSKGNLSLNRSLLVLLNFLGTTLSTGPDSLSCNFIVKHRASTGQCSVNGKPLFYFDYEKQKGNAAEVCADLYQSLKDTFDKMTNLESERFKTEGDHSLQVTIQSQYNQGKFIGGLWAFTIDEQYSFYFYPNNTWRESHSNAIKTMKKWENNRELSQNLRKLSTGDFTSCLKKPTHSREMPRSTMKMLDTTQPTYATQMHPIVNTTQPTYGTHNQPTANITQVTFGTQSLSITVTVIGIVGGLFVISMAIFCFNKVLKKKKQLLDYDSPWDKMIRMSRLVKELPSWDSPVIRRLMLKDHQVQGAPCCSSIV; translated from the exons ATGGCAAAGAGAGCAACCAGCAAAGGCAATCTTTCCCTGAATCGGAGCCTTTTGGTTCTGCTGAATTTTCTGGGGACCACGCTGTCAACTG GTCCAGACTCTCTAAGTTGCAACTTCATTGTCAAGCATCGTGCCTCAACTGGACAGTGCTCAGTGAATGGAAAGCCTctcttttattttgattatgaaaaacagaagggaaatgcCGCTGAGGTGTGTGCTGATTTGTACCAAAGCCTGAAAGATACTTTTGATAAGATGACGAACCTGGAATCAGAGCGATTCAAAACCGAGG GTGATCACTCCTTGCAGGTCACCATACAATCTCAATATAATCAAGGAAAATTCATTGGTGGACTCTGGGCCTTCACCATCGATGAACAGTATTCCTTCTACTTTTATCCAAACAACACCTGGAGAGAGAGTCATTCTAATGCCATCAAGACCATGAAGAAATGGGAGAACAACAGGGAACTATCCCAAAATCTTAGGAAACTCTCCACGGGAGATTTCACTAGCTGCCTCAAGAAACCGACACACTCCAGAGAAATGCCAC GATCAACAATGAAGATGCTGGATACCACCCAGCCTACATATGCCACTCAGATGCATCCTATAGTGAATACCACCCAGCCTACATATGGCACCCACAATCAACCTACAGCAAATATCACCCAAGTTACTTTTGGCACCCAGAGTCTGAGTATCACTGTGACAGTGATTGGTATTGTTGGTGGACTGTTCGTAATCTCCATGGCCATCTTTTGTTTTAACAAggtgctaaagaaaaaaaag CAGCTCCTGGATTATGACAGCCCTTGGGACAAAATGATCAGAATGAGCAGACTAGTCAAAGAGTTGCCATCGTGGGACAGTCCTGTAATCAGGAGGCTGATGCTGAAGGATcaccaagttcaag GTGCTCCCTGCTGCTCCTCTATAGTCTGA
- the LOC143440125 gene encoding histocompatibility antigen 60b-like isoform X4 has translation MAKRATSKGNLSLNRSLLVLLNFLGTTLSTGPDSLSCNFIVKHRASTGQCSVNGKPLFYFDYEKQKGNAAEVCADLYQSLKDTFDKMTNLESERFKTEGDHSLQVTIQSQYNQGKFIGGLWAFTIDEQYSFYFYPNNTWRESHSNAIKTMKKWENNRELSQNLRKLSTGDFTSCLKKPTHSREMPRSTMKMLDTTQPTYATQMHPIVNTTQPTYGTHNQPTANITQVTFGTQSLSITVTVIGIVGGLFVISMAIFCFNKVLKKKKLLDYDSPWDKMIRMSRLVKELPSWDSPVIRRLMLKDHQVQGAPCCSSIV, from the exons ATGGCAAAGAGAGCAACCAGCAAAGGCAATCTTTCCCTGAATCGGAGCCTTTTGGTTCTGCTGAATTTTCTGGGGACCACGCTGTCAACTG GTCCAGACTCTCTAAGTTGCAACTTCATTGTCAAGCATCGTGCCTCAACTGGACAGTGCTCAGTGAATGGAAAGCCTctcttttattttgattatgaaaaacagaagggaaatgcCGCTGAGGTGTGTGCTGATTTGTACCAAAGCCTGAAAGATACTTTTGATAAGATGACGAACCTGGAATCAGAGCGATTCAAAACCGAGG GTGATCACTCCTTGCAGGTCACCATACAATCTCAATATAATCAAGGAAAATTCATTGGTGGACTCTGGGCCTTCACCATCGATGAACAGTATTCCTTCTACTTTTATCCAAACAACACCTGGAGAGAGAGTCATTCTAATGCCATCAAGACCATGAAGAAATGGGAGAACAACAGGGAACTATCCCAAAATCTTAGGAAACTCTCCACGGGAGATTTCACTAGCTGCCTCAAGAAACCGACACACTCCAGAGAAATGCCAC GATCAACAATGAAGATGCTGGATACCACCCAGCCTACATATGCCACTCAGATGCATCCTATAGTGAATACCACCCAGCCTACATATGGCACCCACAATCAACCTACAGCAAATATCACCCAAGTTACTTTTGGCACCCAGAGTCTGAGTATCACTGTGACAGTGATTGGTATTGTTGGTGGACTGTTCGTAATCTCCATGGCCATCTTTTGTTTTAACAAggtgctaaagaaaaaaaag CTCCTGGATTATGACAGCCCTTGGGACAAAATGATCAGAATGAGCAGACTAGTCAAAGAGTTGCCATCGTGGGACAGTCCTGTAATCAGGAGGCTGATGCTGAAGGATcaccaagttcaag GTGCTCCCTGCTGCTCCTCTATAGTCTGA
- the LOC143440125 gene encoding histocompatibility antigen 60b-like isoform X1 — protein MAKRATSKGNLSLNRSLLVLLNFLGTTLSTGPDSLSCNFIVKHRASTGQCSVNGKPLFYFDYEKQKGNAAEVCADLYQSLKDTFDKMTNLESERFKTEGDHSLQVTIQSQYNQGKFIGGLWAFTIDEQYSFYFYPNNTWRESHSNAIKTMKKWENNRELSQNLRKLSTGDFTSCLKKPTHSREMPRSTMKMLDTTQPTYATQMHPIVNTTQPTYGTHNQPTANITQVTFGTQSLSITVTVIGIVGGLFVISMAIFCFNKVLKKKKQLLDYDSPWDKMIRMSRLVKELPSWDSPVIRRLMLKDHQVQGQPGLHSYILSKEQRKQQNPFM, from the exons ATGGCAAAGAGAGCAACCAGCAAAGGCAATCTTTCCCTGAATCGGAGCCTTTTGGTTCTGCTGAATTTTCTGGGGACCACGCTGTCAACTG GTCCAGACTCTCTAAGTTGCAACTTCATTGTCAAGCATCGTGCCTCAACTGGACAGTGCTCAGTGAATGGAAAGCCTctcttttattttgattatgaaaaacagaagggaaatgcCGCTGAGGTGTGTGCTGATTTGTACCAAAGCCTGAAAGATACTTTTGATAAGATGACGAACCTGGAATCAGAGCGATTCAAAACCGAGG GTGATCACTCCTTGCAGGTCACCATACAATCTCAATATAATCAAGGAAAATTCATTGGTGGACTCTGGGCCTTCACCATCGATGAACAGTATTCCTTCTACTTTTATCCAAACAACACCTGGAGAGAGAGTCATTCTAATGCCATCAAGACCATGAAGAAATGGGAGAACAACAGGGAACTATCCCAAAATCTTAGGAAACTCTCCACGGGAGATTTCACTAGCTGCCTCAAGAAACCGACACACTCCAGAGAAATGCCAC GATCAACAATGAAGATGCTGGATACCACCCAGCCTACATATGCCACTCAGATGCATCCTATAGTGAATACCACCCAGCCTACATATGGCACCCACAATCAACCTACAGCAAATATCACCCAAGTTACTTTTGGCACCCAGAGTCTGAGTATCACTGTGACAGTGATTGGTATTGTTGGTGGACTGTTCGTAATCTCCATGGCCATCTTTTGTTTTAACAAggtgctaaagaaaaaaaag CAGCTCCTGGATTATGACAGCCCTTGGGACAAAATGATCAGAATGAGCAGACTAGTCAAAGAGTTGCCATCGTGGGACAGTCCTGTAATCAGGAGGCTGATGCTGAAGGATcaccaagttcaaggtcagcctgggctgcatagttaCATCTTgtcaaaagaacagagaaaacaacaaaatccattCATGTAA
- the LOC143440125 gene encoding histocompatibility antigen 60b-like isoform X2 yields MAKRATSKGNLSLNRSLLVLLNFLGTTLSTGPDSLSCNFIVKHRASTGQCSVNGKPLFYFDYEKQKGNAAEVCADLYQSLKDTFDKMTNLESERFKTEGDHSLQVTIQSQYNQGKFIGGLWAFTIDEQYSFYFYPNNTWRESHSNAIKTMKKWENNRELSQNLRKLSTGDFTSCLKKPTHSREMPRSTMKMLDTTQPTYATQMHPIVNTTQPTYGTHNQPTANITQVTFGTQSLSITVTVIGIVGGLFVISMAIFCFNKVLKKKKLLDYDSPWDKMIRMSRLVKELPSWDSPVIRRLMLKDHQVQGQPGLHSYILSKEQRKQQNPFM; encoded by the exons ATGGCAAAGAGAGCAACCAGCAAAGGCAATCTTTCCCTGAATCGGAGCCTTTTGGTTCTGCTGAATTTTCTGGGGACCACGCTGTCAACTG GTCCAGACTCTCTAAGTTGCAACTTCATTGTCAAGCATCGTGCCTCAACTGGACAGTGCTCAGTGAATGGAAAGCCTctcttttattttgattatgaaaaacagaagggaaatgcCGCTGAGGTGTGTGCTGATTTGTACCAAAGCCTGAAAGATACTTTTGATAAGATGACGAACCTGGAATCAGAGCGATTCAAAACCGAGG GTGATCACTCCTTGCAGGTCACCATACAATCTCAATATAATCAAGGAAAATTCATTGGTGGACTCTGGGCCTTCACCATCGATGAACAGTATTCCTTCTACTTTTATCCAAACAACACCTGGAGAGAGAGTCATTCTAATGCCATCAAGACCATGAAGAAATGGGAGAACAACAGGGAACTATCCCAAAATCTTAGGAAACTCTCCACGGGAGATTTCACTAGCTGCCTCAAGAAACCGACACACTCCAGAGAAATGCCAC GATCAACAATGAAGATGCTGGATACCACCCAGCCTACATATGCCACTCAGATGCATCCTATAGTGAATACCACCCAGCCTACATATGGCACCCACAATCAACCTACAGCAAATATCACCCAAGTTACTTTTGGCACCCAGAGTCTGAGTATCACTGTGACAGTGATTGGTATTGTTGGTGGACTGTTCGTAATCTCCATGGCCATCTTTTGTTTTAACAAggtgctaaagaaaaaaaag CTCCTGGATTATGACAGCCCTTGGGACAAAATGATCAGAATGAGCAGACTAGTCAAAGAGTTGCCATCGTGGGACAGTCCTGTAATCAGGAGGCTGATGCTGAAGGATcaccaagttcaaggtcagcctgggctgcatagttaCATCTTgtcaaaagaacagagaaaacaacaaaatccattCATGTAA